Within Desulfobacter sp., the genomic segment GGCAAGTGCCCTCTACTATTTGAAAACCGGGGCAGTTGAGGTCTCTTACCGATCCCAGAATACGAAAATCGTTGTCGCCCTGATCGGCGAGGGGAACTTTTTTGGTGAGATCGGTTTTTTTGACGATATTTCCAGGGTCAGAGATATCCGTGCAACAATCCCGTCCGAAATCCTTGTGCTGGAAAAGCAGGAGATGGATAGAATTCAGGATGAAGATCCGGTGCTTTTCGGCAGTTTTATGGTTTTCCTGGCCCAAAGGATCTGTAACAAGTTCAGGAGAATCCTTTCGGAAAGGGATCCCCTTGCCAGTTATGCAGAATCCCTGTCCACCGGCCAGCGGAAGATGGGGGAATCAAAACCGCTCCCCGATGAGTTTTTCAAGACCCGGGAGGGCAGACAGATCAAGTCGTCTGTGGATGAGTTCAAGTCCCGGATGTTTGACCTTTCCTATGAGATCCAGAAACATTACCGCGAGGAAATACCCGAAGAATCAAGAGAAGAGGGATACCGCTGCCTGGACAACCTGCATGAGTGGCTCAGGTCGAACGGGCCGTCCATGGAGCAGTCCCCCAATGCGGACACGGTATGGAGCTATATATTCAAAGAGGTTTTCCCCTATTTCATGAGAAGCCGCTACCTGGAACGGGCCTATTTCAAGCCCAAGGGATACGCCGGGGATTGCAACATGATTGAAATGATATATGCCAATAAAGCCAATGGAGACGGGAAAATCGGGCTGCTGATAGACCAGTGGTGCCTTGAAAGCGCGTCATGCCGTGCCGTGCGTGGCAGAAGACGGCTGCTGGGCAGGTATTTGAAAACCTTTTGCGATGAAAAACAAATGCAGGGAGAGCCCATCCGTATCATGCCTCTTGCCTGCGGCCCCAGCAGAGAACTCTGCGATTTCCTGGACCAGTGCGAATACCGTACAAAAATCGAGGTGCTGTGTGTGGATATCGATCCGGAAGCGCTGGAAATGTCGGCAAAGAACCTGGATACGGTTGGCAGGGATTGTGATATACGATTCATGAATGAAAACCTGATAAAATGGGCGATTGGGAGCACCGACCAGGATTTTGGAAAAAAGGATATCATCTATTCGGCAGGGCTTCTGGATTATTTGGATGACGGCCTTTTTTCTTCATTTGTCACCCGGTGCCACCAGCAGCTCAGGCCGGGGGGGAGGCTCATCGTAGGAAATTTTGCTGCAGGGCCGGACAGGATATTCATGGATCATATCATAGACTGGAAATTGATTTGCCGGGATAAAAGTGATTTTCACAGGCTTTTTGCCGAAACGCCTTTTGGCCCGGATATTACCGTGGTGGGAGAGGAAGAGGGAATTAACCTATTTGCCGTTGCCACGGCCTAACCGTAAACCCAGGTGGAACTCATGAAAAACAGCCGGGTCGCCGATCTGAAACATGCCATTTTTGAGCAGGAGACACGCAGCCTTCTGCATCAACGGGTGAGGGTCTGCATTTGGCTCGGGATTATTCTCTATCCCCTGTTTTCGGCCCTGGACTACCTTGTGGCGCCGGATTATTTCATGGTATTTTTCCGGTACCGGATAATTTTTTCGCTCTCCTGCATGGCGCTTCTTTTTTTCCATTCCCTTGAAATATTCAGGAAGCATTCATTTTTAGTGGTGCTGATCTGGTTTACCATGGCCTCCCTTGCCATATCCATGATGATTGTCCATCTGGGAGGGTTTGGGTCTTACTATTATGTGGGCATCATCCTGGTCATGATGGTCTGTTCCATGGTCCTTCCCCTGGATGCGGGGCAGGCGGCTTTTTCATCCCTGATTCTGTATGCGGCCTATGTTTTCCCGGTTTATTTTCTTACGGAACCCCAGACCCACAATTTCAGAATGTTTTTGAACAATAGCTTCTTTTTTGCCTCGTTTATTGCGGTTTCCGTTATTCAATGCCATCAGGAAACAAAGGCCAGGAAGCGGGAGTTTGATTTAAAAATGAGGCTGGATTCCGACCTGGTGGCCTCGTACAAGGATTTTCAGAATGCGCGGGTGGCCACCATTCTGGGGCTTGCCAAGCTGGCCGAATACAGGGATACCGATACCGGGAACCACCTGGAGCGGATCCGGGAATATACCCGGGTGATTGCAACGGAGCTGGCTAAAATCTCAAAGTATAAGTCCTATATCACGGCAGAGTATATCGATGACCTGTACCTTTCGGCAGTCCTCCACGATATTGGAAAAGTAGGCATTCCGGACGCCATACTTCTGAAACCCGGCAGGCTCAGTGACGAAGAGTTTGAAATCATCAAGCTCCATACCATCTACGGCGGGGATATCCTGAGGATGGTCGAGGCAAGGGTTGAGGGGCAGTCCTTTGTGACCCTGGGCAGGGAAATTGCCTATTACCACCATGAAAAGTGGAACGGAACCGGCTATCCCAAAGGGTTGAAGGGGGAGGATATCCCCCTATCGACACGGATTGTCTGCCTTGCCGATGTCTACGATGCACTGACATCCAAAAGAAGCTATAAAAGCGCTTTTTCCCACGAAGAAACCAAAAATATCATCCTCAGGGGAAAGGGCACCCATTTTGACCCGGAGGTAGTGGAAGCCTTTGAGCGCGGAGAGAACGAGTTTGAAATGATACGGGCCCGGATGCCGGCGCTGGGCAATTGATCCTGCCTTTTTAAAACGGTTCTCCCCCTTCTTTGCTCCAGGGACTGTACTCTATGATATCAGGGGCGTATATCCGCAAGGGGGCGTCTAATGATCAATGCACTGCGTGTACAGTTTATTGCAAAAATCTATCAGGCGCATATCCTGGCCGTATCCCCCAATAAAAGAAAGACCGACAGGCACTCCGCCCTCCTCTGATATTGGAATGGTGATTTGCGGGGTGCGGGATAACGATGAAATGGCGTTAACGCACATCGCCCGGGGAATATATTCTCCAGCAAGGAATTCGGGGGTGACTTCCTCTAACCGGGGCGCCAGGTCCACGGTTGTGGGGAAACATAAAATATTGCCCTCACAAAGAAACCGGTTCAGTTTATTCTGAAATGATTTTCTGATGAAAAGCGCCTCTTGAATCTCATCCCGGGCGGCGGAGGCGGCGTAATTTGAAAGGCTGAATTCGACCCCGGCACTCAATTGGGGGCTTTCGGCCGTGACCCAGCCGCCAAATGTATTCCATATTTCTGTGGACAGCAGGAAGCCCAAATGCAGAAAAAGATCATTGAAGTCCGTATTCAAACCGGTGAGTTCGGATAAGGCCAGAGTTTCATGGCTGAGGTGATGGGCTATTTTATGTTGAACGGGATCTGTTGCCTGTAAAACCTGTGCGCCGGATATCTGGAAGACCTCTTCCACAAAACAGACCCTCGGCAGATCGCCATGTTCTGACTCCTCCTCTGCAAGCAGAACCTGCATTGCTTTTTCCAGGATCCGCCCGTTTTGAGAGATAATGCCGACTGTGTCAAAAGAGGGGGCCAGGGGCAATACGCCTGCAACCGAAATCGCACCATGGGAGGGCCGGTATCCCCAGACACCGCAATTGCTTGCGGGCACCCTGACAGAGCCGCCGGTATCCGTGCCAATGGCAAAATCAACCGCCCCCCATGCAACCGCCGATGCCGATCCGCTTGATGACCCCCCGGGGATTCTGCCCGGCGCTTTGGGGTTGAGCGGGGTGCCATAAAAGGAATTTACCCCGAGGAGGCTGTATGCCAGCTCATCTGATTTGGTTTTTCCCTTGCAGATTCCGCCTTCGGATAGAAGCTGTTCAAGGCATATGGCGTTGGCCACCGGCGTGTAATGGGTGTCTGCCCAACCGGGACTGCCATAGCCGGTTGTCTGGTGTCTAATATCTATGTTGTCTTTTACCGCAAAGGATAATCCGCTTAATCGGCCTTGCGAATGGGGATGGATGGATTCCCTGGTAACAAATGGATCCGAGGCATCAGAATCATTCACGTTCATTTTTTTTCTCTCAGGTCATAACAATTGGGTTCTGCATCGCGGGCTGGAAACTGAGCGGAACCAGTCTGATTTGATGCGCCAGTTTTTTACAGGTCCCCTTTCAGCTCCTGACCTGTCCGTCACCCCAGGCCACGAATTTGGTGGTGGTCAGCTCCTTGATGCCCATGGGGCCGTATGCGTGGAGTTTGGAGGTGGAAATGCCGATCTCCGCACCCAGTCCCAGCTCGCCCCCGTCGTTGAACCGGGTGGAGGCGTTGACGATGACCAGGGAGGCGTCCACTTCACGGACAAAACGCCTGGAGCGGTGGTAGTCCGTTGTGATGATGGCCTCGGTGTGGTTGGAACCGTACCTGGCGATATGGGCCATGGCATCGTCCATGTCGTTGACGACCTTGACGGCCAGGATGAGATCCAGATACTCGGCTTCCCAGTCTTCTTCACTGGCCGGCCGGGCCTCGGGGATGATGGCGCAGGTTTTTTTGCAGCCCCGCAGGGTGACGCCGGCACCGGCCAGGGCCTTGGCGGCCATGGGCAGGAAGGCGGCTGCTGCCCCTTCATGGACCAGCAGGGTTTCCAGGGCGTTGCATACCCCCGGGCGCTGGGCCTTGGCATTGACCACGATGGCTGCGGCCATGTCGAAATCGGCCAGGTCGTCCACATAGGCGTGGCAGACTCCCTTGTAATGCTTGAGCACAGGGATGGTGGACTGGGCCACCACGTGGCGGATCAGGCCTTCGCCCCCCCGGGGGATGATCAGGTCGATATTCTCTTCCTGTTTGAGCATGATGTTCACCGCTTCCCGGTCGGCCGTGGGGATGACCTGTACGGCGGCACCGGGGAGGCCCGCCCCTACCATTCCCTGTTCAATGATGCCGGCCAGGGCCCGGTTGGAGTGGATGGCTTCGGAGCCGCCCCGCAGGATGACGGCATTGCCCGCCTTGAGGCAGAGACCGGCGGCGTCCACGGTGACATTGGGCCGGGATTCATAGATAATGCCGATGACGCCCAGGGGGATTCTCATCTTGGCCATTTCCAGCCCGTTGGGCCGGATGGCGGAATCGCTTAAAGAGCCCACGGGATCATCAAGACCGGCCACAAAGCGCAGCCCTTCGGCCATGCCTTCGAGCACCTTG encodes:
- a CDS encoding cyclic nucleotide-binding domain-containing protein; the protein is MAIDENQTADRILPYFKSIQCSSNSEIVIGGDKASALYYLKTGAVEVSYRSQNTKIVVALIGEGNFFGEIGFFDDISRVRDIRATIPSEILVLEKQEMDRIQDEDPVLFGSFMVFLAQRICNKFRRILSERDPLASYAESLSTGQRKMGESKPLPDEFFKTREGRQIKSSVDEFKSRMFDLSYEIQKHYREEIPEESREEGYRCLDNLHEWLRSNGPSMEQSPNADTVWSYIFKEVFPYFMRSRYLERAYFKPKGYAGDCNMIEMIYANKANGDGKIGLLIDQWCLESASCRAVRGRRRLLGRYLKTFCDEKQMQGEPIRIMPLACGPSRELCDFLDQCEYRTKIEVLCVDIDPEALEMSAKNLDTVGRDCDIRFMNENLIKWAIGSTDQDFGKKDIIYSAGLLDYLDDGLFSSFVTRCHQQLRPGGRLIVGNFAAGPDRIFMDHIIDWKLICRDKSDFHRLFAETPFGPDITVVGEEEGINLFAVATA
- a CDS encoding HD domain-containing protein, encoding MKNSRVADLKHAIFEQETRSLLHQRVRVCIWLGIILYPLFSALDYLVAPDYFMVFFRYRIIFSLSCMALLFFHSLEIFRKHSFLVVLIWFTMASLAISMMIVHLGGFGSYYYVGIILVMMVCSMVLPLDAGQAAFSSLILYAAYVFPVYFLTEPQTHNFRMFLNNSFFFASFIAVSVIQCHQETKARKREFDLKMRLDSDLVASYKDFQNARVATILGLAKLAEYRDTDTGNHLERIREYTRVIATELAKISKYKSYITAEYIDDLYLSAVLHDIGKVGIPDAILLKPGRLSDEEFEIIKLHTIYGGDILRMVEARVEGQSFVTLGREIAYYHHEKWNGTGYPKGLKGEDIPLSTRIVCLADVYDALTSKRSYKSAFSHEETKNIILRGKGTHFDPEVVEAFERGENEFEMIRARMPALGN
- a CDS encoding glutamyl-tRNA amidotransferase; this encodes MNVNDSDASDPFVTRESIHPHSQGRLSGLSFAVKDNIDIRHQTTGYGSPGWADTHYTPVANAICLEQLLSEGGICKGKTKSDELAYSLLGVNSFYGTPLNPKAPGRIPGGSSSGSASAVAWGAVDFAIGTDTGGSVRVPASNCGVWGYRPSHGAISVAGVLPLAPSFDTVGIISQNGRILEKAMQVLLAEEESEHGDLPRVCFVEEVFQISGAQVLQATDPVQHKIAHHLSHETLALSELTGLNTDFNDLFLHLGFLLSTEIWNTFGGWVTAESPQLSAGVEFSLSNYAASAARDEIQEALFIRKSFQNKLNRFLCEGNILCFPTTVDLAPRLEEVTPEFLAGEYIPRAMCVNAISSLSRTPQITIPISEEGGVPVGLSFIGGYGQDMRLIDFCNKLYTQCIDH
- a CDS encoding glutamate-5-semialdehyde dehydrogenase is translated as MSLENQIIDIAKSARAAARIMATLSSEKKNTALNAIADLLLKNKESIQGENAKDVVAGRENGLSAAMVDRLTITDKVLEGMAEGLRFVAGLDDPVGSLSDSAIRPNGLEMAKMRIPLGVIGIIYESRPNVTVDAAGLCLKAGNAVILRGGSEAIHSNRALAGIIEQGMVGAGLPGAAVQVIPTADREAVNIMLKQEENIDLIIPRGGEGLIRHVVAQSTIPVLKHYKGVCHAYVDDLADFDMAAAIVVNAKAQRPGVCNALETLLVHEGAAAAFLPMAAKALAGAGVTLRGCKKTCAIIPEARPASEEDWEAEYLDLILAVKVVNDMDDAMAHIARYGSNHTEAIITTDYHRSRRFVREVDASLVIVNASTRFNDGGELGLGAEIGISTSKLHAYGPMGIKELTTTKFVAWGDGQVRS